In Bombus terrestris chromosome 6, iyBomTerr1.2, whole genome shotgun sequence, a single window of DNA contains:
- the LOC100650723 gene encoding MIT domain-containing protein 1-like, which translates to MESAAASILKRAVERDNNKQYTMAFVLYQEGVQILLDSMKETKDPIRQKHFATRASQYLDRAEKIKDLIEKQKASGIYRELIKIETGSTGYGYGTVFGRFLDATVTYICIEDPYIRMFHQCQNLVRLCELAVKKCHALSKISLITTLDPEDKKNQIARLEELKQSLSSHLISFEFNFSDTLHDRQIVLSNGWIIKIGRGLDYFKAPNGKFVLGSCDLELRPCSETTIDVFHKSQLKNEQLAT; encoded by the exons atggAAAGTGCAGCAGCTTCGATTCTAAAACGAGCGGTAGAAAGAgataacaataaacaatatacaaTGGCCTTTGTATTATATCAAGAAGGTGTACAAATACTTCTTGATTCTATGAaag AAACAAAAGATCCAATAAGGCAGAAACATTTTGCTACCCGGGCATCGCAGTATTTGGACAGAGCAGAAAAAATAAAGGATTTAATTGAAAAGCAGAAGGCAAGTGGCATATACAGAGAATTAATCAAAATTGAAACTGGTAGTACAGGATATGGTTATGGTACTGTCTTTGGAAGATTTTTAGAtgctacagttacatatatttgTATCGAAGACCCCTATATAAGAATGTTTCATCag tgtCAAAATTTGGTAAGGCTATGTGAACTGGCAGTAAAAAAATGTCATGCACTCTctaaaatatctttaattacAACCCTTGATCCAGAAGATAAGAAGAATCAAATAGCAAGATTAGAAGAACTGAAACAGAGTTTATCATCTCATCTTATTTCtttcgaatttaatttttctgatACTTTACATGACAGACAAATAGT ACTTAGCAATGGTTGGATAATTAAGATCGGCCGTGGATTAGATTATTTTAAAGCACCTAATGGAAAGTTCGTATTAGGTTCTTGTGATCTTGAATTGAGACCTTGTTCTGAGACAACCATAGATGTATTTCACAAAAGTCAACTAAAGAATGAGCAGTTAGCGACCTAA
- the LOC100650153 gene encoding protein inscuteable homolog, with translation MSAFKRHQSKVFWSHMASQDLESLDPFASRNDFANVKQNIAYNLEVAEEETEEEHSSSINDTSDTIDAENVTAIRVCLNENDERQYSRMTTIHEENLMTQTVTMEIKDEDKGDENNIVLANRSCSPLSQDLRSLDSGFSDSERSNCSELYENETPRRRRRKRVKDRRHGMHSRIGAVWLENETIPNPTYTSTPKDSRILPRNKMVLNTHEERGVSRSRRTEDDQVDASKIPPPVSLEDECLGDFLYATEPPEDATAPRSANSSIATNFSEIESSYKSTLHSRTYRQSSSVRSWLSDLAMEIDNECGNTLQSKALPQRRPSEFLDEKEEMNDLKNLSTLATAAANKLLIRAEQFDRHYQYIFSKVSHLESGRSEQQLLRAIEEDAFSLLSELGAPPPCRIQQNNLKTILTQLESMKNYIDATVDTRLDFYIERVVRGLEEAPKNDIMLARGALAALTALGLAGPRAGSSITRCSGIRALLTSLITAGRTSVDFVAASLRALASVCCSATAINQFVKDGGPEILTDLLVVDNTSEKEKMEATALLVQITAPWVNGLGLPYVEPFAKDLILPLNRLVENTNCGQTLLLVAAAFHHLSKSRKCAFVILEHDTVKKLLKTVKRSAGRNVWLMEQVAALISELARIPEARTHLAEVRASIALVSFLRMRPPGLEKAYRRLEITAAAALTRLCVDPEIARQVVAVGGADCLPSYKAEDLLTEDEDQIEAGLLRYTKSLRRACKKAAKQIDIARASDYSTLS, from the exons ATGAGCGCGTTTAAGAGACATCAAAGCAAAGTGTTCTGGAGTCACATGGCGTCTCAGGATCTAGAAAGTTTGGATCCTTTCGCTTCGAGGAACGATTTTGCTAATGTCAAGCAAAACATAGCGTACAATCTTGAAGTAGCCGAAGAGGAAACGGAAGAAGAGCACTCGTCCAGCATCAACGATACCAGCGACACGATCGATGCTGAAAACGTAACGGCGATTCGCGTCTGCCTAAACGAAAACGATGAACGACAATATTCGAGAATGACAACGATACACGAGGAAAATCTGATGACTCAGAC gGTCACAATGGAAATAAAGGACGAAGATAAAGGAGACGAGAATAATATCGTTCTGGCAAACAGATCGTGCAGTCCTTTGAGTCAAGATCTCCGAAGTCTAGATTCCGGTTTCTCCGATTCCGAACGATCGAATTGTTCCGAATTATACGAGAATGAAACGCCTAGACGAAGGAGACGGAAGCGAGTTAAGGATCGACGACATGGAATGCATTCGAGAATCGGTGCTGTTTGGTTGGAAAATGAGACTATTCCGAACCCAACATATACCTCTACTCCCAAGGACTCCAGAATTTTACCTCGAAATAAAATGGTCCTTAACACGCACGAAGAGCGAGGAGTGTCAAGATCGCGCAG AACGGAAGACGATCAAGTAGATGCGTCGAAAATTCCGCCACCTGTTTCCTTGGAAGACGAGTGCCTTGGCGATTTCTTGTACGCGACTGAACCACCGGAAGATGCGACCGCGCCAAGAAGCGCAAACTCATCGATAGCGACTAACTTTTCAGAGATAGAATCATCCTACAAGTCTACTCTACATTCCAGAACTTACAGACAATCCTCATCGGTGAGATCATGGTTGAGCGATCTCGCAATGGAAATCGACAACGAGTGTGGTAACACTCTTCAAAGCAAAGCTCTACCACAACGAAGACCTAGCGAATTTTtagacgaaaaagaagaaatgaatgATTTGAAGAATCTGTCGACTTTAGCTACGGCTGCTGCAAACAAATTACTTATTAGAGCTGAACAATTTGATCGACATTATCAGTATATCTTTAG TAAAGTGTCGCATTTAGAAAGTGGCAGATCGGAGCAGCAGCTTCTACGTGCCATAGAGGAAGACGCTTTCTCCCTGCTTTCGGAGTTAGGTGCACCGCCCCCGTGTAGAATTCAACAAAACAATTTGAAAACAATATTAACGCAGTTGGAAAGTATGAAGAATTATATTGACGCTACTGTAGACACTCGTTTGGATTTTTATATCGAA AGGGTAGTCAGAGGGTTGGAAGAAGCGCCAAAAAATGATATCATGTTAGCCAGAGGTGCTCTAGCAGCTTTAACTGCTCTAGGTTTGGCAGGACCTCGAGCAGGAAGCAGTATCACAAGATGTTCAGGCATCAGGGCGCTTTTGACCTCCTTGATCACAGCTGGTAGGACTTCAGTAGATTTTGTCGCAGCTTCTTTACGTGCATTGGCGAGCGTGTGTTGTTCTGCTACGGCAATAAACCAGTTTGTTAAAGACGGTGGTCCAGAGATATTGACAGACTTACTAGTCGTGGATAATACATCTGAGAAAGAGAAAATGGAAGCAACAGCATTGCTTGTACAAATCACCGCACCCTGGGTCAATGGTTTAGGTCTACCGTATGTGGAACCTTTTGCAAAGGATTTAATACTGCCCTTAAATCGTCTAGTCGAGAACACCAACTGTGGTCAGACTTTATTGCTAGTCGCAGCCGCGTTCCATCACCTGTCCAAATCTAGAAAATGCGCATTTGTGATACTGGAACACGACACGGTTAAGAAGTTGCTCAAAACTGTGAAAAGGTCAGCTGGCAGGAATGTTTGGTTAATGGAGCAGGTAGCAGCTCTTATCAGTGAACTAGCACGTATACCTGAAGCTCGAACGCATCTGGCGGAAGTTCGTGCCTCTATCGCGCTAGTTTCTTTTCTTAGAATGCGACCTCCTGGCTTAGAAAAGGCATATAGACGTTTAGAAATTACTGCTGCAGCAGCACTTACGAGACTCTGTGTAGATCCAGAGATTGCAAGACAAGTGGTTGCTGTCGGAGGCGCAGATTGTCTCCCGTCGTATAAAGCTGAAGATCTTTTGACCGAGGATGAAGATCAAATTGAAGCCGGATTGTTAAGATACACAAAATCCTTAAGAAGAGCGTGTAAAAAAGCCGCAAAACAAATCGATATCGCGAGGGCCAGTGATTATAGTACTTTGAGTTAA